The following nucleotide sequence is from Phycisphaera sp..
AATATCGGACGCCGACCCGGTTCTCCGGGTCAAGCAGGTGGCTGATCTCCTGGACGTGTCTCCCGACACGGTGCTGCGACGCGCCGCTGACGGATCGTTCGAGGGCGCATACCGGACGCGGAGGGTTGGCGGCCAGTGGCGGATTCCCACGTCCGCCGTACGCACATTCAAGCTGAAGAACTCCCCCCAGCAACCCCAGACCAGCAGCTCTGGGCAGGCACCGCATGGGGACTCCTCCGGGCCCGATCCCCAGGAGGGGGATGCATCGGCAGAGATGCCGGCGGGCTCTTTTGACACCAACGGGGCCGCCGCGGCCCAGGAGGCCTGACATGGGCGTAATCGACCCCAACGCCATCCGCGAACCCGAATCGATCCAACTCGGCCTCGACGCCCGTGATGCCGCCGACGTCGCCGCACGACTCACCCGCGCCGTCTCCGGCGTGGCCACCAGAACGCCAGAGCGCCAGCAACGGCACCGCGAGCAACCCGTGCATGGGAACAGGGGCGGCCGCATTCCGACCCCGGCGTCTTCGTAGGGCGCGAAATCTCGCCCGGCTCCGCGCGGCCGGGTGCCCGAACGGGTTGCTCGCGCGGTCCCGCCTGGGAGCCCAGGCAGTTTGTGGGGTAGAGCAGTTGGTAGCTCGCCTGGCTCATAACCAGGAGGTCCCGGGTTCGAGTCCCGGCCCCGCTATTCCGGCCTCAACGCCGGGAATCACCCCGGCTGAAAGGCCGGGTCTCTTAGAAGCCAGCGTGTCCCGGGGCGAGCGCCTCGGCGCTGGATTTCGGAAGCGAACAGGCAACAGGAGACCAAGACCATGCCAGAGAACACACCAACCATCGGCCGCGTCGTGCACTGCAACCTCGGCAACGTCCAGCCCGTGCATCGGAAGGATCCGTACCCGGCCATCGTCGTCGGCGTGAACCCGGACGGCACGCTCGAGCTCAACGCCCAGTGCGACAAGGCGATCTACGAGGGCCGCGGCCAGACGAACGTCGTGCTGTCGAAGGTTCCTCAGGGCGAGCCGGATGGTGAAGGCCAGCGGTGGTGGTGCCCTCCGCGCGAACCCGCCCTGGGGACCGACGCGCCCCAGGGCGGCGCCAGCGATGTTGGTGCCGATGGCCAGGCGGGCCGCGCCGCCAAGCCGGCCGTTGCCGGCACGACTTCTAAGCCCGTGGCGGCCACAGCAGCCGGTAGCTGATCTACCCCCCCAGAGAAGGGGGTGACGGGAGCCCCCAGCAGGTTTCAGCGCCGATTCGTCGGCACCCGTGACAGCCCGGAGAGACGGGCCACGACCGCGCTTGGTAGCTCCGCCGCTTCGTCACACCACGAAGCACAAGGCGGGTGAGGTTCAATCCCTCAGCGGTCATTGGCGGCGAGAGCTGCCCAGGAGAACGACATGCGTACACCGCTTCGCGTCGGCGAGCGGCAGTCATCAACTGCCAGCTCGGGGTTATCTCACACACTCGCATACGCCGCTGTTGGCGGAGCCTTGGGCGGCGTGGCGCTGCTGCTGTGGCTGGAACTGGGCTGGTGGGTGCTGCTGTTCGTGGCCTGCGTCTTCGCTTCGGCTTCCTTCGCCAAGGTGTTGGCACGCTTTGAGCTCAAGCGGATGACCCGAGAGCTCGAGTACCAGCGTCGCACGCCGTATGAGGCCGGTGTCGGCCAGCAACTGGACGTCGAAGCGTGAGT
It contains:
- a CDS encoding helix-turn-helix domain-containing protein gives rise to the protein MTQESQISDADPVLRVKQVADLLDVSPDTVLRRAADGSFEGAYRTRRVGGQWRIPTSAVRTFKLKNSPQQPQTSSSGQAPHGDSSGPDPQEGDASAEMPAGSFDTNGAAAAQEA